A window of the Sporosarcina sp. FSL K6-2383 genome harbors these coding sequences:
- a CDS encoding cell division FtsA domain-containing protein, translating into MIDGQIHNILSVANVISEIKEKLEEKHGPLKRVSVAAAGRALKTTEGTMAVDISEHSLIMTEDVNRLELAAVQHAQQKLLSSDSISKEEYYYCVGYSVLHYKLEGEEIGSLIDQAGRSASVDVIATFLPRVVVESLLSALKRAGLEMEALTLEPIAAINVLIPPSMRRLNVALVDIGAGTSDIAITDNNTVVAYGMVPLAGDEITEELSNHYLLDFPLAENAKRSISTGNDIVLTDILGFEQHVPAAEVTTVIKPAVERLARSIADEIKQLNNGQAPKAVMVVGGGSLTPGLTKELSICLGLPENRVGIRGLDALTEITLEPSIVSSPELVTPIGIAIAARRAPIHYMSVSVNSKTIRLFELKEMTVSDALLAANITSRQLYGMPGLGMSISVNGNDILIPGEHGTPSIVHLNGNIASTKDRIKDTDQIELLPGQDGVNASATIRDLLEETVTIHATILGQAVTLEPEIIVNGIRQSIDTNVQDRDKITITQTKTLAAALTKNNQSKLLEEETFIVTVNQKSVTLKNRHPEFFVGKMPIRPSYVIKDQDVISLQKPPLPSANEVALEIGKKAFDEMTVTFNDEVITIHKPRLSVRLNGQAATGTETVRPGDKLEFITLDDNPIVFGDIFAFTDYSLPENSSSHYQLLRNGSQIGFNDPIFGGDVLEITFT; encoded by the coding sequence CCGAGGATGTTAACAGATTAGAACTAGCAGCCGTCCAACATGCTCAACAGAAATTATTATCGTCGGACTCTATTTCCAAAGAGGAATACTATTATTGTGTTGGTTATTCCGTTCTGCACTATAAGCTTGAAGGAGAAGAAATCGGCAGTTTGATCGACCAAGCAGGTCGTTCTGCATCTGTAGATGTCATCGCCACATTCCTACCACGAGTCGTCGTTGAATCTTTGCTATCTGCACTGAAACGAGCAGGATTGGAAATGGAGGCTTTGACACTGGAGCCTATTGCAGCCATCAACGTCCTAATTCCTCCCTCCATGAGACGCCTGAACGTTGCTCTAGTCGATATTGGTGCAGGAACATCGGATATTGCCATCACTGATAATAACACGGTTGTCGCTTACGGTATGGTGCCACTCGCTGGGGACGAAATCACTGAAGAACTTAGCAATCACTATTTACTGGACTTTCCACTCGCTGAAAATGCTAAAAGAAGTATTTCAACGGGCAACGATATCGTACTCACAGATATTCTTGGCTTTGAACAACATGTTCCAGCAGCTGAAGTGACTACTGTTATTAAACCTGCTGTTGAGCGCCTAGCAAGATCCATTGCTGATGAAATCAAGCAACTCAATAATGGGCAAGCTCCGAAAGCTGTTATGGTTGTCGGAGGGGGAAGCCTAACGCCTGGACTTACGAAAGAACTAAGCATTTGTCTGGGGCTTCCCGAGAACAGGGTTGGAATTCGAGGATTAGATGCACTTACTGAAATTACGCTAGAACCAAGTATTGTTTCTTCGCCAGAGCTTGTTACACCAATCGGAATTGCAATTGCCGCCAGAAGAGCACCGATTCACTATATGTCCGTTTCAGTCAACAGCAAAACGATACGACTGTTCGAACTAAAGGAAATGACTGTCAGTGATGCACTTCTTGCCGCCAATATTACAAGTCGTCAACTTTATGGAATGCCAGGACTCGGTATGTCCATATCTGTAAACGGCAATGACATCCTTATTCCTGGAGAACACGGAACTCCATCCATTGTTCACTTGAATGGAAATATAGCTAGTACAAAAGATCGCATAAAAGACACTGACCAAATTGAATTACTTCCCGGCCAAGATGGGGTAAATGCTTCTGCAACTATACGTGATCTACTAGAAGAAACAGTGACCATTCATGCAACCATTCTTGGGCAAGCTGTTACATTAGAACCTGAAATCATCGTCAATGGCATCCGGCAATCTATCGACACAAACGTACAAGATCGCGATAAAATTACCATTACACAAACAAAAACATTAGCAGCTGCATTGACAAAAAATAATCAAAGTAAACTACTTGAAGAAGAGACTTTCATTGTTACGGTCAATCAAAAATCGGTCACATTAAAAAATCGTCATCCTGAGTTTTTCGTCGGCAAGATGCCTATACGCCCCTCTTATGTGATAAAGGACCAGGACGTCATTTCACTACAAAAACCACCTTTACCGAGTGCAAATGAAGTGGCATTAGAAATTGGTAAAAAAGCATTTGACGAAATGACTGTCACATTTAACGATGAAGTAATTACTATTCATAAACCACGACTCTCTGTACGCTTAAACGGACAAGCAGCTACAGGAACAGAGACTGTCAGACCTGGCGACAAGCTGGAGTTCATTACACTGGATGATAACCCAATTGTTTTTGGTGATATTTTTGCCTTTACGGATTATAGCTTACCGGAGAATAGTTCGAGTCATTACCAACTGCTGCGTAATGGATCACAGATTGGATTTAATGATCCGATTTTCGGTGGGGATGTTCTTGAAATTACCTTCACATAA
- a CDS encoding YtxH domain-containing protein: MSENRGVKPNYNHEYNAEKNQYENSFGEPSYLPVSYESDRSYTDSFYEEKGSSSAGSFLCGALVGGIIGAATALFLTPKSGSEMRVDFTTQAGQLKDKSIEISTVAKEKATELTSVAKEKTGELSKTIQEQSEQLVEKVKSMKSKTSVPMDDGTASSEGEEATDFIGKTIEEELPETATAEALHKAVVEEEEK; the protein is encoded by the coding sequence ATGAGTGAAAACCGCGGAGTGAAACCAAATTACAATCATGAGTATAATGCAGAAAAAAATCAGTATGAGAATTCTTTTGGTGAACCATCTTATTTACCAGTAAGCTACGAATCCGACCGTAGTTATACAGACTCTTTTTATGAAGAAAAGGGTAGCTCTTCTGCCGGAAGTTTTTTATGTGGCGCGCTAGTCGGAGGGATTATAGGTGCAGCAACGGCTTTGTTCCTAACGCCGAAGTCTGGTAGTGAAATGCGTGTAGATTTTACGACTCAAGCGGGACAATTGAAGGATAAAAGTATTGAAATCAGTACGGTAGCGAAAGAAAAAGCAACAGAACTTACTTCCGTAGCTAAAGAAAAAACGGGAGAGTTATCTAAAACGATTCAAGAGCAATCCGAACAATTAGTGGAAAAGGTTAAGTCGATGAAGTCGAAAACTTCTGTACCAATGGATGATGGTACCGCATCATCAGAAGGGGAAGAAGCAACAGATTTTATCGGAAAAACAATTGAAGAGGAGCTACCAGAAACAGCTACTGCGGAAGCCCTCCATAAAGCTGTCGTTGAAGAGGAAGAAAAGTGA
- a CDS encoding DUF948 domain-containing protein gives MENLLYIAAIIAAIAFLILCVSLAMTLFSVKTTLQTVSETMDGLTTQLEGITKETADLLHKTNSLAEDIQHKAEKLNSVVDAVKGVGDSVTGLTSSVRRVSDTITTEAERNGDKIAQVVQWSNVVIDIVGKVKDRQPKKTNGWTVYQSVDEKKK, from the coding sequence ATGGAAAATTTATTGTACATAGCGGCTATTATCGCAGCCATCGCATTTTTAATATTATGCGTAAGCTTGGCGATGACGTTGTTCTCGGTGAAGACAACATTGCAAACCGTTTCTGAAACGATGGATGGGCTGACGACCCAATTGGAAGGCATTACAAAGGAGACAGCTGATCTCCTGCATAAGACGAATAGCCTTGCTGAAGACATTCAGCATAAGGCTGAAAAATTGAACTCCGTTGTCGATGCTGTAAAAGGAGTTGGAGATTCCGTAACGGGGCTGACATCATCCGTTCGGCGCGTTTCGGACACAATTACGACAGAAGCAGAGCGCAATGGAGATAAAATTGCACAAGTCGTTCAATGGAGCAATGTTGTGATTGACATCGTCGGTAAAGTCAAAGATCGACAGCCTAAAAAGACAAATGGCTGGACTGTCTATCAATCTGTTGATGAGAAGAAAAAATAA
- the murC gene encoding UDP-N-acetylmuramate--L-alanine ligase — protein sequence MTLFHFIGIKGSGMSPLAQILHDSGHTVQGSDVEKYFFTEDPLRERAIPILLFDENNITKDMTIIAGNAFPDSHPEIVKSRELELEVIRYHDFLGRYMEKFISVGVTGSHGKTSTTGLLAHVLSGHSPTSYLIGDGTGSGPKDSEYFVFEACEYKRHFLAYEPDYAIMTNIDFDHPDYFRDLEDVMDAFSEMALRVKKALIACGDDNHLQQIQAKVPVVYYGFDESNDFAAKNIMKTVEGSTFDVFVRNEFYYTFSIPQAGDHTILNALGVIALCHYEGVEASIIQERLSTFQGVKRRFTVKEVGDRIIVDDYAHHPTEIHATLQTAKQKYPDREIVAIFQPHTFTRTAALLTEFAASLAPADHVYLCDIFGSAREKSGDLTIKDLVNKIPGAKHLELDDIQVLDVHERAVYLFMGAGDVQKYINEFEVYLKKI from the coding sequence ATGACATTGTTCCATTTTATAGGGATTAAAGGATCCGGCATGAGCCCACTCGCCCAGATTCTCCATGACTCTGGCCATACAGTACAAGGTTCAGATGTGGAAAAGTATTTTTTTACGGAAGATCCATTACGTGAAAGAGCTATTCCGATTTTACTTTTCGATGAAAATAATATTACAAAAGACATGACCATTATTGCTGGAAATGCATTTCCAGACAGTCATCCTGAGATTGTGAAATCGAGGGAACTTGAACTTGAAGTGATCCGTTACCATGACTTTTTGGGTCGCTATATGGAGAAATTCATCTCCGTTGGTGTGACAGGTTCTCACGGTAAAACATCAACGACGGGATTGCTTGCGCATGTCCTATCAGGCCATTCGCCAACATCTTATTTAATAGGCGATGGTACAGGGAGTGGTCCTAAGGATAGTGAGTATTTCGTATTTGAGGCCTGTGAATATAAGCGACATTTCCTGGCCTATGAGCCTGACTATGCAATCATGACGAACATCGACTTCGATCATCCCGATTACTTTAGAGATTTAGAAGATGTGATGGATGCTTTTAGCGAAATGGCATTGCGTGTTAAAAAGGCACTAATAGCCTGCGGGGATGATAACCATCTTCAACAAATTCAGGCCAAAGTACCCGTTGTCTACTATGGATTTGATGAGTCAAATGATTTTGCTGCGAAAAATATCATGAAAACTGTAGAAGGTTCGACATTTGATGTGTTCGTGCGCAATGAATTCTATTACACTTTCTCAATTCCGCAGGCGGGTGACCATACAATCCTCAATGCTCTAGGCGTGATTGCACTTTGTCATTATGAAGGAGTAGAGGCTTCAATTATCCAAGAAAGACTTTCCACTTTTCAGGGGGTAAAAAGAAGGTTCACAGTGAAAGAAGTCGGGGACCGGATTATCGTAGACGATTATGCACATCATCCGACTGAGATACACGCTACTTTACAAACTGCTAAACAAAAATATCCCGACCGAGAAATCGTTGCGATATTCCAACCACATACATTTACAAGGACAGCTGCTCTATTAACAGAGTTTGCTGCTAGTCTTGCACCAGCGGACCACGTTTATTTATGTGATATATTTGGATCTGCTCGTGAAAAATCTGGGGATTTAACGATTAAAGATTTAGTCAATAAAATTCCCGGTGCCAAACATTTGGAGCTCGATGATATTCAAGTTCTAGATGTACATGAACGTGCCGTGTACCTCTTCATGGGTGCAGGTGATGTGCAAAAGTACATCAATGAATTTGAAGTTTATTTGAAAAAAATATAA
- a CDS encoding DNA translocase FtsK yields the protein MSWFTTLMNRLFGPDDSSRDEVDYEKLRDEYEVEEAVERLDSRQASSFRFPIISDAEIYGWDEELPREREIPYSPINDVKAEELYEPTPLYENERWSSDSTVSNVFRARSDSKHSPATEPEGFPFKTVEKEQRVEQPVQIKSTIPKRSSRPFSPTSVPSPVFGYRDPRQVISPLETEDETEFRQAEEMTVTHESIVQEDFVQQTADEGATDLQQIVVETPVFASDLLDHESTVDEQKSVVLESAEIEYTRDAFEELETDVLIEPIELMEKPELVTEQKQERIVPFNVLMLKSDKEKITRVSSEDTPVTVEKVSVPTQPLPEFQTAVEVVKEVQEQLSDHGDMVEEEPYYAFPSLNYLIPPEAQIEDKEWLDSQSEKLEEALSHFAVQATVIEAVQGPTVTRFELTVGQGTKVSKVRNLTDDLKLALAAEDIRIQAPIPGKSSIGIEIPNRKTRAVRISEVIATDSFQTSRSPLEAVLGLSLTGMPVTLDLRKMPHGMIAGATGSGKSVCINSILVSLLYKAAPTDLKMMLIDPKMVELAPFNGIPHLISPVITDVKAATAALKWAVAEMERRYELLAHAGVRDIERYNKVVMDSRRFSLKMPYLLIVIDELADLMMMAPADVEVSISRIAQKARACGIHLIIATQRPSVDVITGTIKANIPTRIAFSVSSQIDSRTIIDSPGAERLLGKGDMLYIGNGQSAGVRLQGTFVTDDEIERIIEHVRNEASPDYLFGQDDLLASAIEEEETDPLFEEVCLFVHEQGSASTSLLQRNFSIGYNRAAKLIDRMEKHGFISGQRGSKARDVFLTESDLDKLTDRLD from the coding sequence TTGAGTTGGTTTACTACACTAATGAACCGGCTTTTTGGTCCGGATGATAGCAGTAGAGATGAAGTTGATTATGAGAAACTTAGAGATGAATATGAAGTAGAAGAAGCAGTAGAGCGATTGGATTCAAGGCAAGCCTCGTCATTTCGTTTTCCAATTATTTCAGATGCAGAAATATATGGATGGGATGAGGAACTGCCGAGGGAACGTGAAATACCGTATTCTCCTATAAACGACGTAAAAGCAGAGGAATTATATGAGCCGACGCCTCTCTATGAAAATGAAAGATGGTCAAGTGATTCGACAGTTTCAAATGTGTTTCGGGCTCGTTCAGATTCAAAGCATTCTCCAGCGACTGAGCCTGAAGGATTTCCTTTTAAAACGGTGGAGAAGGAGCAAAGAGTAGAGCAACCAGTACAAATTAAATCGACTATACCAAAACGTTCAAGTAGACCGTTTAGTCCAACATCAGTACCTTCCCCAGTTTTTGGGTATCGGGATCCAAGGCAAGTAATAAGCCCTTTGGAGACAGAGGATGAAACAGAATTCCGACAAGCGGAAGAAATGACAGTGACACATGAATCCATTGTTCAAGAAGATTTCGTACAACAGACTGCTGATGAGGGTGCTACTGATCTGCAACAAATTGTAGTAGAAACACCGGTTTTTGCATCTGATTTATTAGATCATGAGTCCACTGTTGATGAACAAAAGTCGGTTGTCTTAGAATCAGCTGAAATAGAGTATACTAGGGATGCATTTGAAGAGTTAGAGACAGATGTCCTTATCGAACCTATCGAACTGATGGAAAAACCAGAACTAGTAACGGAGCAGAAACAAGAGCGAATTGTTCCTTTCAATGTATTAATGTTAAAGTCTGACAAAGAAAAAATAACGAGAGTTTCTTCAGAGGATACGCCGGTAACGGTAGAGAAAGTTTCTGTGCCTACTCAGCCGCTACCTGAATTTCAGACAGCAGTTGAAGTGGTGAAAGAAGTACAGGAACAGCTAAGTGATCATGGTGATATGGTAGAAGAAGAGCCTTATTATGCTTTTCCATCGCTTAATTATTTAATTCCACCTGAAGCACAAATTGAAGATAAGGAATGGTTGGATTCCCAGTCGGAAAAGCTTGAAGAAGCATTGTCCCATTTTGCAGTCCAAGCAACGGTTATCGAAGCGGTCCAAGGACCAACTGTGACACGTTTTGAACTGACGGTCGGGCAAGGGACAAAAGTTAGTAAAGTTCGAAATTTAACGGATGATTTGAAGTTAGCATTAGCGGCAGAAGACATTAGAATCCAAGCACCGATCCCTGGCAAGAGCTCCATTGGTATTGAAATACCGAATCGTAAAACGCGGGCGGTGCGAATCTCTGAAGTAATAGCGACGGATAGTTTTCAGACCTCCAGGTCCCCCTTAGAGGCGGTGCTCGGACTGAGCTTAACCGGAATGCCTGTCACATTAGACCTGCGGAAAATGCCGCATGGGATGATAGCAGGTGCTACAGGTTCAGGGAAATCAGTATGTATTAACTCGATTTTGGTTAGCTTATTATACAAAGCCGCACCAACGGATTTGAAGATGATGCTTATTGATCCTAAAATGGTCGAGCTTGCGCCATTCAACGGGATTCCACATCTTATTAGTCCGGTTATTACGGATGTTAAAGCCGCAACAGCTGCACTCAAATGGGCGGTTGCTGAAATGGAACGTCGTTATGAGCTACTTGCACATGCGGGTGTCCGAGATATTGAACGGTATAATAAAGTAGTCATGGACAGTCGACGCTTCTCTTTGAAGATGCCGTATTTGTTAATTGTCATTGATGAGCTTGCCGACTTAATGATGATGGCCCCGGCAGATGTTGAGGTATCCATTAGTCGTATCGCACAGAAGGCACGTGCCTGCGGTATTCATTTGATCATCGCGACACAGCGTCCATCTGTTGATGTCATTACTGGGACGATCAAAGCAAATATCCCAACGCGTATCGCATTTTCAGTGTCATCCCAAATCGATTCAAGGACAATTATTGATTCTCCTGGAGCGGAACGCTTACTAGGCAAAGGTGATATGCTTTATATTGGCAATGGACAGTCGGCTGGTGTCCGGCTTCAAGGGACATTTGTCACGGATGACGAGATAGAACGTATAATAGAACACGTTCGCAACGAGGCATCCCCAGACTACTTGTTCGGTCAAGATGACCTGCTTGCAAGTGCTATCGAGGAAGAAGAGACAGACCCATTATTCGAAGAAGTATGTCTATTCGTACATGAACAAGGCAGCGCGTCGACATCGTTATTACAACGTAATTTTAGCATCGGATACAACCGAGCGGCTAAACTAATTGATAGAATGGAAAAGCACGGTTTTATCTCTGGACAGAGAGGAAGCAAGGCGCGTGATGTCTTTTTGACAGAAAGTGATCTTGATAAGCTGACGGATCGTTTAGATTAA
- the ytpR gene encoding YtpR family tRNA-binding protein, with the protein MNLFYNRDGVGDVLLIQHTVTRPDAITTASYGDVTVIRNAETDEVAAINLFKASSYFTIETVGKVEMTEEIVDQLQGAFRKNGAEVELNADFSPKFVVGHVLTKEKHPNADKLSVCTVDLGSETVQIVCGAPNVELGQKVVVAKIGAVMPSGMVIRDAELRGVASTGMICSAKELALPDAPEEKGILVLDSNAVVGEAFTK; encoded by the coding sequence GTGAATCTATTTTATAACAGGGATGGTGTGGGCGATGTGCTGTTGATTCAGCATACGGTTACACGTCCAGACGCAATTACAACAGCGTCTTATGGAGATGTGACAGTCATTCGCAATGCGGAAACTGATGAGGTAGCTGCTATTAACTTATTTAAAGCTTCCTCTTATTTCACGATTGAAACCGTTGGCAAAGTTGAAATGACGGAAGAAATCGTAGACCAACTACAGGGAGCATTCCGTAAGAATGGTGCTGAAGTCGAACTGAATGCCGATTTTTCACCAAAATTTGTTGTCGGTCATGTGCTAACAAAGGAAAAACATCCAAATGCTGATAAATTAAGTGTTTGTACAGTAGATCTTGGTAGTGAAACTGTTCAAATTGTGTGTGGAGCGCCGAACGTAGAGTTAGGGCAGAAAGTTGTGGTTGCGAAAATCGGGGCAGTTATGCCATCAGGAATGGTTATTCGCGATGCTGAACTTCGTGGTGTGGCTTCTACAGGAATGATTTGTTCGGCTAAGGAACTTGCGCTGCCAGACGCCCCTGAAGAAAAAGGGATTTTAGTGCTAGATAGCAATGCTGTCGTCGGTGAAGCATTTACAAAGTAA
- a CDS encoding DUF1444 family protein produces MNSEQLIDILKEHLPSEHFQWRFDRKADKVRLEHTVLKKGMDISLPEILVKYEKKKQVAIDELVHIIRETFNAMEKEQMEGFGSNSAIYPVIRSTSFPKESAAGQTFLMKDHTAETRIYYALDLGTTYRLIDKGMLASIGLTEIEIMESALFRVRSLPVAMKQDVVSDNIYYFINNNDGYDASRLLNNAFLKEMEAKMEGHMTVSVPHQDVLIIGDIRNDTGYDVLAQMAMHFFTTGAVPITSLSFLYKEGKLEPIFILAKNRLARREGKKK; encoded by the coding sequence ATGAATTCTGAACAACTTATAGATATTTTAAAAGAGCATCTTCCATCCGAACATTTTCAATGGCGGTTTGACCGGAAGGCAGATAAGGTTCGTCTAGAGCATACGGTATTGAAAAAAGGGATGGATATTTCGCTGCCGGAAATTCTAGTGAAGTACGAAAAGAAAAAACAGGTAGCTATTGACGAACTCGTCCATATTATTAGAGAAACCTTCAATGCGATGGAAAAAGAACAAATGGAGGGGTTCGGCAGTAATTCCGCTATCTATCCTGTTATTCGGTCGACTTCATTTCCAAAGGAGTCTGCGGCAGGACAAACGTTTCTCATGAAAGACCATACTGCTGAGACACGCATCTATTATGCGTTGGATCTAGGAACGACGTACCGCTTAATAGATAAAGGGATGTTAGCATCGATCGGTCTAACTGAAATAGAAATAATGGAATCGGCATTGTTCCGAGTAAGGTCATTGCCGGTTGCTATGAAACAAGATGTTGTTTCGGATAATATCTATTATTTCATCAATAATAATGATGGATATGATGCAAGTAGATTATTAAATAATGCATTTTTGAAAGAGATGGAAGCGAAAATGGAAGGACATATGACAGTATCAGTGCCTCACCAAGATGTTCTGATCATTGGTGATATTCGTAATGATACGGGCTATGACGTTTTGGCTCAAATGGCCATGCATTTCTTTACGACGGGTGCTGTGCCGATCACGTCTTTGTCATTCCTTTACAAAGAGGGGAAGCTAGAACCTATTTTCATTCTGGCTAAAAATCGTTTGGCAAGAAGGGAAGGAAAGAAAAAGTGA
- a CDS encoding DUF84 family protein has product MEFMIGSTNNAKVTAARRVILSYFPKAIVYEIDAKSGVSDQPFGDEETRIGAINRALRAIGMKEKTIGIGLEGGVRMLEGQMYLCNWGALVLPDGTKFTAGGAQIPLPQEVAEELITGKELGPVIDAYFKANGIRHKEGAIGMFTAQTVNRDGLFEHIVQLLIGQLKYSMAD; this is encoded by the coding sequence ATGGAATTTATGATTGGCTCGACAAATAACGCAAAGGTTACCGCGGCACGGCGTGTAATACTTAGCTATTTTCCCAAGGCGATTGTATATGAGATTGATGCTAAATCGGGTGTTTCAGATCAGCCCTTCGGTGATGAAGAAACAAGGATCGGTGCCATCAATCGCGCATTACGGGCAATAGGCATGAAGGAAAAGACCATTGGAATCGGCTTAGAAGGTGGTGTCCGGATGCTAGAGGGGCAAATGTACCTTTGTAATTGGGGCGCATTGGTGCTACCAGATGGGACAAAATTTACAGCTGGGGGTGCGCAAATTCCGTTACCGCAGGAGGTTGCTGAAGAACTTATTACCGGTAAAGAACTTGGCCCGGTTATTGACGCTTATTTCAAAGCGAACGGAATTCGTCACAAGGAAGGTGCAATCGGCATGTTTACTGCCCAGACAGTGAATCGAGATGGACTGTTTGAACATATTGTACAACTTTTGATTGGCCAATTGAAATATTCAATGGCTGATTGA
- a CDS encoding M42 family metallopeptidase — MQKETIEMFKTLTELPGAPGNEHAVRKYMRSELGKYSDELIQDNLGGIFGVRKGPEDGPRIMVAGHMDEVGFMVSAITDNGMIRFQPLGGWWSQVLLAQRVEIITDNGAVVGVIGSIPPHLLSDAVRSKPMDIKNMLIDIGADDKEDAEKIGIRPGQQIIPVSPFTPMANGKKILAKAWDNRYGCGLAIELLKELHGEKLPNNLYSGANVMEEVGLRGAQAAATMINPDLFFALDASPANDASGDKNEFGQLGKGTLLRIFDGSMVTHRGMREFILDMAETHSIPYQYFISPGGTDAGRVHMSNEGVPSAVIGICSRYIHTSGSIIHTDDYAAAKELLVKLITACDKTTLATIKQNV; from the coding sequence ATGCAGAAAGAGACAATTGAAATGTTTAAAACGTTAACTGAACTTCCGGGTGCACCAGGGAATGAGCATGCGGTTAGAAAGTATATGCGCAGCGAGCTTGGGAAGTATTCTGATGAATTAATCCAAGATAATCTTGGTGGTATTTTTGGTGTTAGAAAAGGGCCAGAGGATGGTCCGCGCATTATGGTTGCGGGTCATATGGATGAAGTTGGTTTTATGGTAAGTGCTATCACAGATAATGGGATGATTCGTTTTCAACCACTGGGTGGCTGGTGGAGCCAAGTATTGTTGGCGCAACGAGTGGAAATTATAACAGACAATGGGGCGGTCGTAGGTGTGATTGGTTCCATCCCACCGCATTTATTAAGTGATGCAGTGCGCAGTAAGCCAATGGATATTAAAAATATGCTCATTGATATCGGTGCAGACGATAAAGAGGATGCTGAAAAGATTGGCATTCGTCCTGGACAGCAAATTATCCCGGTATCTCCATTTACGCCAATGGCAAATGGTAAGAAAATCCTTGCAAAAGCATGGGATAACCGTTATGGCTGTGGGCTTGCCATTGAACTATTGAAAGAACTACATGGTGAAAAACTGCCGAATAACTTGTACTCAGGTGCCAATGTTATGGAAGAGGTTGGACTTCGGGGTGCACAGGCGGCAGCAACAATGATTAATCCAGATCTATTCTTCGCACTGGACGCAAGTCCGGCAAACGATGCTTCGGGCGATAAAAATGAATTTGGGCAGCTAGGTAAAGGGACATTATTACGTATTTTTGATGGTTCGATGGTTACGCATCGTGGAATGCGGGAGTTCATCCTTGATATGGCAGAAACGCATAGTATTCCGTATCAGTATTTTATTTCCCCAGGTGGGACGGATGCAGGGCGTGTCCATATGTCCAATGAAGGTGTTCCGAGTGCCGTCATCGGTATTTGTTCACGCTACATCCACACATCGGGCTCCATTATTCATACAGATGATTATGCAGCTGCAAAAGAACTGCTTGTGAAACTTATCACAGCGTGTGATAAGACGACGCTGGCGACGATTAAGCAAAACGTGTAA
- a CDS encoding MBL fold metallo-hydrolase, with amino-acid sequence MDAYTFHDMKLTWLDGGVNYLDGGTMFGVVPKALWSRRYEVDDNNLIELRTDPILVRYAGKTILIDAGIGKGKLDDKMKRNLGVRAETRVVESLGELGLTPEAIDIVLMTHLHNDHAAGLTEWQGGELISVFPNANIYVSQIEWDEMRNPNIRSRNTYWKENWESVQQQVKTFEGSIEILPGVEMIHTGGHSDGHSIIKLTQNGETILHMGDIMPTHAHSNPLWVLAYDDYPMTSIFAKEKLMKEAIPGGFRFIFYHDAVYRLVKWDDSGKEIVESVKRTQ; translated from the coding sequence ATGGATGCATATACATTTCATGATATGAAGTTGACGTGGTTGGATGGGGGAGTCAACTATTTGGATGGCGGAACGATGTTCGGTGTTGTTCCAAAGGCACTGTGGTCGAGACGCTATGAGGTGGATGACAATAATCTAATTGAGTTACGAACTGATCCGATTCTCGTTCGTTATGCAGGCAAAACGATTTTAATAGATGCGGGCATAGGTAAAGGCAAACTCGATGATAAAATGAAGCGTAATCTAGGTGTAAGGGCAGAAACAAGAGTGGTAGAAAGTCTTGGGGAGCTCGGTTTAACACCAGAAGCGATTGATATTGTTCTGATGACGCATTTACATAACGATCATGCAGCTGGTTTAACGGAATGGCAAGGGGGAGAGCTTATATCCGTTTTCCCGAATGCTAACATTTATGTTTCACAAATTGAGTGGGATGAGATGCGTAACCCAAATATTCGATCCAGAAACACCTATTGGAAAGAAAATTGGGAGTCAGTCCAACAGCAGGTGAAAACCTTTGAGGGCAGTATTGAGATTCTTCCTGGTGTTGAAATGATTCATACGGGTGGGCATAGTGATGGGCATAGTATTATTAAACTGACGCAAAATGGCGAAACAATTCTCCATATGGGTGACATTATGCCGACACATGCACATAGCAATCCATTGTGGGTGCTTGCTTATGATGATTATCCGATGACATCGATCTTCGCAAAAGAGAAGCTGATGAAAGAGGCAATCCCAGGTGGCTTTAGATTCATCTTTTATCATGATGCTGTTTATAGGCTTGTGAAATGGGACGACAGTGGTAAGGAGATTGTAGAATCTGTGAAACGAACACAATAA